Proteins found in one Candidatus Krumholzibacteriia bacterium genomic segment:
- a CDS encoding pitrilysin family protein, giving the protein MHLGSYSTEERIEKRVLAPGVTVLVQPVPATYSVVIGVWVRVGSRDEDRRVAGITHFVEHMVFKGTERRSAYEIALALERVGGSLEAHTTKEYTCFYTRVLREHFDLALDVISDLLLRPTLEPEQIKLEQGVVIEEINNVFDTPDDWIFEILAEKLYGEHPLARPILGSRESVSGITQPDLREFMARHYVGENVLISVSGAVESQEVLGKVEAAFGFAPGQVPHAELSVRPNPETVHFQVDEKLTQQYLVLGSTTMSYQNDDRYALLLLSTLLGGGMSSRLFQSVRENAGLCYAVSTMTEFARDGGFAGTFLAVSPENTKPALDLVWLEYEKLCRDGISQRELEDTRDQLKGSMLLGMENVASRMSRMAKNEIYFGRQISVSEILRALDAVSCDDVARLADAYLRREKNVLIGLGPVASLQ; this is encoded by the coding sequence GTGCACCTCGGTTCCTATTCCACGGAAGAACGCATCGAGAAACGGGTGCTGGCCCCGGGCGTGACCGTGCTCGTCCAGCCCGTGCCTGCCACTTATTCCGTTGTCATCGGCGTCTGGGTGCGGGTCGGCTCCCGGGACGAGGACAGGCGCGTGGCCGGCATCACGCATTTCGTCGAGCACATGGTCTTCAAGGGTACGGAGAGGCGCTCGGCCTACGAGATCGCCCTCGCCCTGGAGCGTGTGGGCGGCTCCCTCGAAGCGCACACCACCAAGGAATACACCTGCTTCTACACCCGGGTGCTGCGCGAGCATTTCGATCTCGCTCTCGACGTGATCTCCGATCTCCTGCTCCGGCCGACCCTGGAGCCGGAGCAGATCAAGCTCGAGCAGGGCGTGGTCATCGAAGAGATCAACAACGTGTTCGATACGCCGGACGATTGGATCTTCGAGATCCTGGCGGAGAAGCTCTACGGCGAGCACCCCCTGGCCCGGCCGATCCTGGGCAGTCGGGAGAGCGTGAGCGGCATCACCCAGCCGGATCTACGGGAGTTCATGGCCCGGCATTACGTGGGGGAGAACGTCCTCATCTCCGTCTCCGGGGCGGTGGAGAGCCAGGAAGTGCTGGGCAAGGTCGAAGCGGCCTTCGGCTTCGCCCCCGGGCAGGTGCCGCATGCAGAATTGTCCGTGCGGCCCAATCCCGAGACGGTGCACTTCCAGGTGGACGAGAAGCTCACGCAGCAGTATCTGGTGCTCGGCAGCACCACCATGTCGTATCAGAACGACGACCGTTACGCCCTCCTGCTCCTTTCCACCTTGCTCGGCGGCGGCATGAGCTCGCGGCTCTTCCAGAGCGTGCGGGAGAACGCCGGGCTCTGCTACGCCGTGAGCACGATGACCGAGTTCGCCCGAGATGGCGGCTTCGCCGGCACCTTCCTGGCGGTGTCGCCGGAGAACACCAAGCCCGCCCTGGATCTGGTCTGGCTGGAGTACGAGAAGCTCTGCCGCGACGGCATCTCGCAGCGCGAGCTCGAGGACACCCGGGACCAGCTCAAGGGCAGCATGCTCCTCGGTATGGAGAATGTGGCGAGCCGCATGTCCCGGATGGCGAAGAACGAGATCTACTTCGGCCGCCAGATCAGCGTCAGCGAGATCCTGCGTGCCCTCGACGCAGTGAGCTGCGACGATGTCGCGCGCCTCGCCGACGCCTACCTCCGCCGGGAGAAGAACGTCCTCATCGGCCTCGGCCCCGTCGCCAGCCTGCAGTGA